tgtttgattttggattggagatgtttaatatgagtctggaaggagagtttacattctagccagacacctaggtatttatagatgtccacatattctaggtcggaaccgtccagggtggtgatgctagtcgggcgggcgggcgggtgcaagcagcgaacggttgaaaagcacgcatttggttttactagcgtttaagagcagttggaggccaccgaaggagtgttgtatggcattgaagctcatttggaggttagatagcacagtgtccaaggaatggccagaagtatacagactggtgtcgtctgcgtagaggtggatcagggaatcgcccgcagcaagagcaacatcattgatatatacagagaaaagagtcggcccgagaattgaaccctgtggtacccccatagagactgccagaggaccagacaacatgccctccgatttgacacactgagctctgtctgcaaagtagttggtgaaccaggcaaggcagtcatcagaaaaaccgaggctaccgagtctgccgataagaatatggtgattgagtCAAAAGCCATGGCCAGGtcgagcgtggctgaggtgcacccgtgaccggctcggaaaccggattgcacagcggagaaggtacggtggaattcgagatggtcagtgatctgtttattaacttggctttcgaagaccttagattggcagggcaggatggatgtaggtctgtaacagtttgggtccagggtgtctccccctttgaagagggggatgaccacggcagttttccaatccttggggatctcagacgatatgaaagagatgTTGAACaagctggtaataggggttgtgaCAATGGCGGCGGAAAGTTTCAGAAATAGAAGGTCTAGATTGTCAAGCACAGCTGATTTGTAtgtgtccaggttttgcagctctttcagaacatttgATATCTGGATTTGGTTGGCATAAATTAGTAAAGCGGTGCCATAGAAATGTTTGAAATACAGCACATACCTACCGGTAGCTCAAAAGTTGGAGTCAATTTTGTTGCTGTATTAACTGCATTTAAAGGTTGCGTGTACGTGCTTTTTTAATTCATGGCGACTAAGTACGGTTTGCTACGACGCACACCCTGAGCGTTCATCATGCGGCTTGAGAAGGCCTGTATGAACAGACTTCCTCACACTTCTCATAGAAATTTACTGGTTTATCCCATGTAAATCAGAGTGGTTGGGAAATCCTGGTCAAACTCTTCCTGCCCTCAAACCCTAGGTTAGCAGCGCTACAAGCAACTCTGGGAGAGCCTGGACCTGATAGCAACCTGCCAACTAAGATCGTTAGCATTGACTTATTTAAACCTGAAAGTTTGGATTGGCACTGGGATATGAAGACACCCCGCCAAAACGATGGGCTAATGATACGAGAGCTGGTTTTATATTTAAGCTTTCACTAATAGGAAACCAAGTCAGTTACGAGAGAAGACACCCAGCAGAGTCATTTAAATGCAAGTTGACAACCGTGATATTAGTTTGCACTGACACCATTAACCCGATTCTAGCAGCCTCATATGTACCAACCTCAAACACTCAGTTCCACAACAATCAAGTTTAAATGAACAAGAACCCATTCCACATCATGTGATGCTACTAGCATAATTTGACCAAATGTAGCTTAAGTCAAATGGTAATTTAAGCACATGGGTCAAAGTAGACATATTGCTGATGCCAAAGCATGGTTATAATGCAAAATAAAAGTTGCCATCACCAGTTACTCATGTCAGGTCAAAGACCTCAACTCCAAGTAGGAACCGTCAAAACAATACTGAGGACACAATTATTACAGTTAGCGTTTAATTGAGCCAAAACAAGAAATTGCAGTTACACACACAACCTGGACAAAAAACCCATGAACTCTTGCATGGACCCCGAGCACCATGTCCCACATCAGATATCCATGTTTGTGGTCAACGGGGGCTGAGATGCAGAAGTCAACAGTTCCTCAATGGCAtggtcagacgggccggtggcagcttcagaggtagcgtcgtcagacgggccagtggcagcttcagaggtagcgtcgtccgacgggccagtggcagcttcagaggtagcgtcgtccgacgggccagtggcagcttcagaggtagcgtcgtccgacgggccagtggcagcttcagaggtagcgtcgtccgacgggccagtggcagcttcagaggtagcgtcgtccgacgggccagtggcagcttcagaggtagcgtcgtccgacgggccagtggcagcttcagaggtagcgtcgtccgacgggccagtggcagcttcagtggcagcgtcgtccgacgggccagtggcagcttcagaggtagcgtcgtccgacgggccagtggcagcttcagaggtagcgtcgtccgacgggccagtggcagcttcagaggtagcgtcgtccgacgggccagtggcagcttcagaggtagcgtcgtccgacgggccagtggcagcttcagaggtagcgtcgtccgacgggccagtggcagcttcagaggtagcctcgtccgacgggccagtggcagcttcagaggtagcctcgtccgacgggccagtggcagcttcagaggtagcctcgtccgacgggccagtggcagcttcagaggtagcgtcgtccgacgggccagtggcagcttcagaggtagcgtcgtccgacgggccagtggcagcttcagaggtagcgtcgtccgacgggccagtggcagcttcagaggtagcgtcgtcagacgggccagtggcagcttcagaggtagcgtcgtcagacgggccagtggcagcttcagaggtagcgtcgtcagacgggccagtggcagcttcagaggtagcgtcgtcagacgggccagtggcagcttcagaggtagcgtcgtcagacgggccagtggcagcttcagaggtagcgtcgtcagacgggccagtggcagcttcagaggtagcgtcgtcagacgggccagtggcagcttcagaggtagcgtcgtcagacgggccagtggtagcttcagaggtagcgtcgtcagacgggccagtggcagcttcagaggtagcgtcgtcagacgggccagtggcagcttcagaggtagcgtcgtcagacgggccagtggcagcttcagaggtagcgtcgtcagacgggccagtggcagcttttgaggtagcgtcgtcagaggaCAGGGCATCATTTGCCGTAGAGCTACCGTGGTTTGGAGAAGCTTGGGATTCTACTTCATTAGTCTCGAAATACTCTAGAGAGAAAACATAAAGGAACAGTTGGGTATTCTACAGCAACACAGCTGTTCTACACGGTCTAAGCCAAATTGCCATTTGAATGTTGAGCAACATGAACCCAACACAGATTTCAAAGTATATGTTTCAGGCCGTACCTTCTCTGTCTTGTTTAGCGTCAGACCCTATGGATCGGAGCAAGGCCAGGGCATGCACAATGGAGACGTCATTTGATGACAGCTCTGAAAAACGTAGGTTAAGGTACACAAGCAAAATCAAAGGGTTTGACAACATTATTTAGACATCTAAGTTactctatggtgttgaatgagTGTCAAGCACAGCAGCACCATAGACACAGTACAAAGCTAGAAGGGTTGTGGAAAGAAACACTTACCTCCAAGTCTCCTCTGCAGAGAGACTTGCTCTTGCTTCTGGGACTTTCCAACAGGGTAACAAGAAACTGAGGAGAAAGTGTTGACGGAAAATATCTACATATATTAATAATAGCAGATGACCAATGCGGAACAGACAGTCACATTGTAACCTCCAACTGATAAAGTAAAGCATATTTCCCAAACAAATCCCTTCAATCCAAATAAAACATTAGTGAACCAACCTTTCACAACCCCCACAGTCACCACAAAGAGCAGCAGTTCTCTCACACCTCCCATGATCATGAAAATAGTCTGTGTTATCAACAGGTAATGTCTTCCCATGGCCTGTATGAGGCTTATATAGGCCACTAATGACCTTTTACCTGACAAACATGACTTAACGATCAATTAACATGCTTGATTGAGGTGTtacattcagatagaaatagaCCATGTAGAACGTATGTTGATTCTGGTGGGCAGGCAATCTTTTCTACTCCATATATTGCATTTATATCTGTAATGTTTAACCCTAATGGTCTCAGATCAGCAGTAAAAAGAAGTAGGCCTAATTATTTTAGGTGTAATCTTCAAAGATATTAGGGGGAAATAAACACTGTACTCAAATCCACTTTTTACAATGCTCCTGGGAAATGGGTAGGCCTCCACCATATAGTCCTCATAGTTTTACAGCTGTGTTATATTCCTTTATTTACATAGAtcacatacataaatatatatgttaGCTGTAGGTAGCTTTGGGATAAAATTCCCATATTGTATTGTTACTAACATAAGTCATAATATATCATATTTTCCTCATTTGCTCTGTAGGAGGTTCGTCATATGAAGGACATTCAAGTGGGTGTGACCCCTAAACTGTAGGAGGG
The Salvelinus fontinalis isolate EN_2023a unplaced genomic scaffold, ASM2944872v1 scaffold_1816, whole genome shotgun sequence DNA segment above includes these coding regions:
- the LOC129850096 gene encoding polysialoglycoprotein-like, producing the protein MGRHYLLITQTIFMIMGGVRELLLFVVTVGVVKVSCYPVGKSQKQEQVSLQRRLGELSSNDVSIVHALALLRSIGSDAKQDREEYFETNEVESQASPNHGSSTANDALSSDDATSKAATGPSDDATSEAATGPSDDATSEAATGPSDDATSEAATGPSDDATSEATTGPSDDATSEAATGPSDDATSEAATGPSDDATSEAATGPSDDATSEAATGPSDDATSEAATGPSDDATSEAATGPSDDATSEAATGPSDDATSEAATGPSDDATSEAATGPSDDATSEAATGPSDDATSEAATGPSDEATSEAATGPSDEATSEAATGPSDEATSEAATGPSDDATSEAATGPSDDATSEAATGPSDDATSEAATGPSDDATSEAATGPSDDATSEAATGPSDDAATEAATGPSDDATSEAATGPSDDATSEAATGPSDDATSEAATGPSDDATSEAATGPSDDATSEAATGPSDDATSEAATGPSDDATSEAATGPSDDATSEAATGPSDHAIEELLTSASQPPLTTNMDI